In Acaryochloris marina S15, the genomic window TAGGATTAGGAATGACAGATTTTTCATTTATTAAGTTATTCACAAAATCATCAAATAATTCAGCAACTAAAGTTCCATTATCTGTAGGCAATTGGTGATTTGCCTCTGCAATAACTTTTAATTGAGCGTTCGGGATTTTATCCTCATATGCTTGGCAATACCAAAAAGGAATAGTGAGATCCTTCTCAGCTGCAATAATCAATGTTGCTGATGAAATATCTTGTATACTTCTATCAATTAGCTCAGTGCTCATTTCCCCTTTAAATATACGACGAAACCAAGCCTTCATAATAGGTTCATAAAGCAACTGATATCGATAATGTTTAATAGTATTTACAGTCTCTTTCTTCTTGAAAATAGAAGAAAAGACAGAGACTAAGTTAAGAACCCAATCAATTATAGGAGTTTCCCATGACAAGGGTTTGAGTATTTGGTACTTGTCTAATTCTTCTGAGATTCCAGCAGGGGCAGCCAAGACAAGTCCTAATACTGATTCTTTATATTTTAAAGCATAGCTAGCAGCAATCCAGCCTCCAAGAGAATGACCAATAATATAGAAAGAGTCAATACATAAAGCCTTCATGAAGTGATGTATATATGAGACTTGTGACTCAATCTTGTAATCAATCTCTGGCTTAGATGATTCACCAAACCCTAGAAGATCTAAACTAATACATCGATACTTATTCTTTAATATCTGAGTTACAGCTCTCCAACAGCTTGATTCAGATAAGAAACCATGTAGAAGCAAAACAACAGGCCCTCTTCCTTCATCCTGGTATGCAGCTTTCACTATTTGTTTCTTATTCGATTCTAAGCATAATTCAAATGACTTTTGATTTTTAGTGAATAGGGCCATTCCGTTTCATGCCTTACGTCTTGCAAATCATTTAAAGAGTGGGTTCTTCAGCTCTCACATGTGAATATTTGAATCAACTCATGTATGAATGCCGTAGCCTCAAAATCAAACTCACTTCGGATAAAGTAGCTTTCACACCTCTTTTAACCCAAATGCAGCATGATTCAATATTATTCATACGGATGAGAGTCAACCAGCTTTTGCGGTTGGATCCGGTTGGCAAGCCTGAAGTGTGGATGCGATTTCGGAAGCGTATTGATCTGCTTCTCGTGGATCGTTTACGAATGTCACGGTGCCGTTATCATTCGTCTTCCATCCCACCACTCGTTTAAGTGGCTTGTGTTCCCCCGTTTTCGGATCAGCATATGTCAATCGCCGTTGATCATACCTCGCTTTGGCGACTTGCTTCCAATTGCTTCCCTGATCTGGGAGACTTTCAGGATCGAGAGCGAGTAACCTTGTCCTGGGGGTGATCGGAGGTGCGGTAAAATGCCCTAAACCAGTGAAGATTATCCCTAATGCGTAGTTTTCGACATCTCCCGCTAATTTTTTTGACCTGGGCAACTCTTGCAATCCTCCCGGCAAACGCAGAGCAGACCCTGAAACCATCCGAGCTGCCCGCAGAACTATTGGTTGAAGCGGGGAATCGCAAAAACGAACTGCAAGATCACGAAGGTGCGATCGCAGATTACAACGCAGCCCTTAAGATCAAGCCTGATTATGCCCGAGCATTTTTTAATCTAGGGGTAGTTGCCTGTAATACAGGGGATACCAAAAACGAGATCAGATATTTCACGAAAGCGTTCGAGCTTGTCCCTTCAGATTACGAAGCTCTTATAGGAAGAGGCATGGCCCGGTTAAAGCTGGGAGAAATTGAAAAGGCTAAGGAAGATTTCAACGCCTCGCTGAGGCTAAACTCCAAGGACAAACGGACCTATATAGGTTTGGGAATAGTTGAGAAACGTAATGGCGACTTTACTGAAGCTCTTACGAATATCGACAAGGCCATACAGCTAGATCCAACATTCTCAGCGTCCTACCACGAAAGGGCCTTGGTGTATCAGCGGATGTCTCGGCTGTTTTCAAGAAAGTTTTTTGCCCAGGCGGCAATCGCTGATTATAAAAAAGCCATCAAGTTGGCCCCGGAGAATTTAGATGCCTATCTCGATAGGGCTATTCTGTATCTTGAATTTGGTCTAGCTCGGCTTGCGATCTCAGATTATGAAAAAGCAATTGAACTTCTAGCTGAACAAAATCAAGTGGCTGCAGTCAAGGAGATGAAAGATTCCTTATTGAGTTGAAAAAGAACGCAAACGATATTGAACAAAGTACTTACGCTGAGAAGTTAGCTGATTAGTCCAGTGGTGCTGTATTGGTACTGCTCTAGAGACCAATCAAAGAGATTCGGGGGGGCTGTTTTGCATAGGAAAACTAGAGGAATTTTCGTTAGGCCCATTCAATGGATGTGGGTTCAGCGATGGCCTTTGCTCATCATCATTGCTCCAGTTGTTGCAGGATTGACTTTTAATTTTATTGATGACTATTTGGCTCCAGAAAGAGCTATACATCCGACTGACAAGTTCTTACAAGAAAAGCAAATAGCTCAAGTCAAAAAAGATGTTCTTCAAATTACATCCCAAATTCTTGTAGGAATCACGGTACTATCTGGTGCTTACTTCACCTGGCAGCGGCTTGAGGTCAGCCGTGAGGATCAGATTACAGATCGCTACACCAAGGCTATCGATCAGCTTGGGAGCGAACATCTCGAAGTTCGTTTAGGTGGTATATATGCACTTGAGAGACTAGCCAAGGATTCTCCAAAGGATCAAGAGACTGTTATGGAGGTATTGACTGCCTTTGTTCGTGAAAATGCTTCATCTCAAATAACTATGCAAGCTAGCAGAGATGAAAGTTCTGAGAAGGATACTGAAATTTCAGCTAATGAAGAGGATGTTAATGCATCTGGCAAGACAACTCCTAAAACAGATATCCAAACAATCTTAACTGTAATAGGAAGGCGTGAATGGGAAGTTTCAGGAAGAATAGATTTATCTGGGGCTAACTTGAGTGTACATTCCAGAACTATTTGTCCGTTTTCCAGAATTAGTGTCATAAAACTAATCCTTGAGCATTTCCTAGGACAGCATACTGATATTGTGCTGGAAGGCTGCGGTTCTGCGATCTTCGGTGAATACTGGCTGGGGTAGGGCTGTAGATCAGGTTTGGGATTGGCTCAACGCCAAAATAATCTGTGATAATTTAGCGTTGGTAGAGTTGCCATACCCCTTCCTATGAAGATGAAGGATTTTTGGCTTTGGGAAGTCCTAGTTTTTGGCGAAACGGATCTGAATAGGTGGCTATCTGCCAGTTCAAAGCTGCTTTTACTTGTGCTGGTGTGATTTCTAGCACCCCTTTGAGATCGGCCCCTTTGAGATCGGCCCCTTTGAGATCGGCCCCTTTGAGATTGGCCCCTTCGAGATCGGCCCCTTTGAGATTGGCCCCTTCGAGATTGGCCCTGTAGAGCTTGGCCCCTTCGAGATTGGCCCTGTAGAGCTTGGCCTCTTCGAGATTGGCCCCTTGGAGATCGGCCCCTTTGAGCTTGGCCCCTTCGAGATTGGCCCTGTAGAGCTTGGCCTCTTCGAGATTGGCCCCTTGGAGATCGGCCCCTTTGAGCTTGGCCCCTTCGAGATCGGCCCCTTTGAGATTGGCCCCTTCGAGATTGGCCCTGTAGAGCTTGGCCTCTTCGAGATTGGCCCCTTGGAGATTGGCCACTTGGAGATTGGCCCCGTAGAGATAGGCCCCTTTGAGATTGGCCCCTTCGAGATTGGCCCTGTAGAGCTTGGCCTCTTCGAGATAGGCCCCTTTGAGATTGGCCCCTTTGAGATTGGCCCCGTAGAGCTTGGCCCCTTTGAGATTGGCCCCTTTGAGATTGGCCCTGTAGAGATTGGCCTCTTCGAGATTGGCCCCTTTGAGATAGGCCCCTTTGAGATTGGCCCCTTGGAGATTGGCCCCTTTGAGATTGGCCCCGTAGAGCTTGGCCTCTTCGAGATTGGCCCCGTAGAGATTGGCCCCGTAGAGATTGGCTTTGGATAACTCGGAACTGCTGAGGTTCAGCTCAAGTCTGCTAATGATATGCGCTTCTATCAAAAAACGCATAACACTACCTTTTCTTACTGAGTCATCTTCAAATCTCCGCAGGATAGATAATGTCCTGGCTCGAATAACATCCAATGAAGAATCTAATAGCTCTTGCTCTTCCCGTATTCCATCGGGCAGTTGTTGTGATTCTCCTTCGCCTGAACTCTTGGTGTCACGGACCTTTGCAGAAATAGCCAGCAAATTCTTGTCAACCAAGAGTACTGATAGTCTGTCAAAGTATCCTTGAAGAATTTCTTCCTTTGCTTCCTCAGAAGCCAGCTCTCGCTGCTCTCTTGCTGCTGCTTCAGCTTGCTTTAGCTGTATTTGCTGAAATAACACCCCAAGAATTGCTAATGTCAGTGGCACTCCCAGAAGGCTCATCCAATCCCAAAATGTCTTTCCATCGTCAAATGTGGTTGTTCTAGTTGTCTTTACAGGCTTGCCCAACTTATCTGTTTGGTCAGATTGAACCGTTTCAGTTGTAACAGACTTCCCTTTCTCAATCCCCCAGCCACCGGGCCATAGCGTTGATCTTAGGCTCCCAAACAGAGACAAAAATACAATGATGAGTAATGCCCCAAGGATGTTATTCCTTTGTTTGGGGTTGAGTATTACTCTAGGAAACTTCATAGATCCTTTGCTTAGCTGGAATCAGTGTACCTTTATCCTCAAGTGTTTTCTGCAAAATAAGAGATGACACCTAATTGTGGAAAGATTTGAAATGCTTTGGGAAGAAATGACATTTAATTAGCGAAATTTTGACTAGCAAGGAAAGATGTCGATAGGGCATCAAATCCATGTATAGCAATGATTTTCATCATTTCTGGTTTTGTGACACTAATTCTGGAGCAGCGTCAAATAATTCTGGAATGTACATTGAGTGAGGTTACCCTGATTGGGGCTAACCTGATTGGGGCTAGTCTGAGCGAGGCTAATCTGAGCGAGGCTAATCTGATTGGGGCTAACTTGAGTACAGTTGACCTGATTGGGGCTAACCTGATTGGGGCTAGTCTGAGCGAGGCTAATCTGAGCGAGGCTAATCTGAGCGAGGCTAACCTGAGTACAGTTGACCTGAGTGAGGCTAACATGAGTGAGGCTAATCTGCGTAAGGCTAACTTGAGTGGGGCTAACCTGTATAGGGCTAATCTGCGTAAGGTTAACCTTACTCAGGTTAACCTGATTAGGGCTGTCCTGAATGGGGCTAATTTGCGTAGGGCTAACCTGTATAGGGCTAACCTGAATGGGGCTAATTTGCGTAAGGCTAAAGACATCACCCCAGACCAGGTCAAGGAAGCCACGAACTGGGAACAGGCAACCTACAGTGATGACTTCAAAGCCGAACTAGGACTAACAGCCATCCCTGAAGAATCCACAGAAAACCCTGAAGAACAGCCCCCACCCCAAAATTAAGCTTTCCCAAGAAATCCCCCAGACCATATCCCTGAAGGCTACACTGAACCAGCCTTAGCACTGGATATCTGCAATGCCACCTCAACTCATTTCTCTGAAGCCCAAGCCACCAGCCGAATCCCCGGTGACATCCTCGACAAACACCGAAGCACCCCCCACATACCCAGACAAGGCATCATTCCCGACCATCGACCGGAAAGACGATCTGCCAGTGAAGCGCAAGGCGACTCCACAGCCTGAAGATGATGATCGCACCATTGACCCCACCCCCAAATACGACCGCAGTGAACCCACCGATACTCGGAGAACGCAGCGAGGGTATTCAGCTCGGCAAACACCAGGACGAGTCCGACCCCCCAGAGTGTCTAGAGCTTTTGAGTCCAAATTCCACGCACTTGAGAAGCGTCAAAAGAATCTGGTTCAGCAGACCAAGCAAAAGGGTCAGCTAGAGTATCTGACGGTTTCCAAAAGCGGCTCAGGGAAGTATTGGATCACCATCGAGGGCAGTGGCAAGCCCTTCATCAGAATTCCGTTTGAAAGTCCTGAGTTTTGTTTCGAGTGCGCCTTGGAATTGGAGGACACATTCGATGTTTTGCAGGTGTTGAGTCTGCGGCCAGGTGAGACGATGGAGCGGATCGAGGAGATGATCGGGGTGTGGTTGGATCGGGAGCGGGTGGCGAGGGTCTGGGGGTGATTGGGTTTAGGAGATGTCACTGAGATAGCTCAGGAGCCTTACTCAGTCTTTCAGGATGTCGGTGGTTCCTTGGTTCAGGGCAATCAGCCCTGATAGTTTCTGATTTATCTTTCGCTAGAGATATGCCGATCTTTCCACTGAGTTATGACTACTGGAAGATGGTCAGTAGTTAAGTTGTCAATTCCCTCAAAAGTATTTTTGCTAGAAATCCTTTGGTGTTAATATCTCAATCTGAGTAGTAGCAAAGAACCTATGCTTGTTATCTATCCAAGTGGACGAATTCTGAGTATGAGCATAATTAAAGTCTGTACTTAAGCTATGTGAACATTGAGGACAGACTTGGTCGCCACCACCACCTTTAATAACTGATGATTCAGAGTCAGATATTTCTTCGAAGATAATCAGATCTTCTGATGCAGAATTAGCCTCACTATTCTTTAAGATAGATTGAATTAGTGAATGAAGTCTTGTTGTCACTATTTCATGCTCCTAGGTTACCTAAATTAGTAAAAGATTAAAGAAAAAGAGAGTTTTTCAATCTTAGAATGAATATTTAGGTTATGTATTTATCTGTAATATCTCAGCATTTTATGCAAATTACTTGATATTTACAAGTAATTTATTTAAAAAATTAAAGATTTTTTATTCGACTAGCATCAGTTTTTATTTTATAAGTTAGTGAACTTATAACCTTCTCTCTGTAGACCGTAAACGATCAAGGCTGTGATAAGACGCCAACTACACTCATAACTTATACATAGATAGCTTTTTAGAAATTTTCAATAATCTGACTCTACTAAAAATAGATCCAACATCTGATCGCTGTGATGACCAAAATTGGTAGATACATAGCAATCTGAAATCAATCGTGAGATGTAGAGAGGCTGAAATCTTTACCAGTATCCATTTAGGTTGAATATAATTCTCACAACTCACGTCAGATCGCTATAGTAAGTACTCTTATACTAAATGGCGGGAAATCGCAGCTTAGATCGTTTTAGGCTGGCAATGGAGAATTGCAAATACCTCTCATTAAACGGACTCGTGCGGACAAACACAACCGCCGCTTCTACCACCTGACCCTCACCCTGTAGCTTCTGGCTTTCCTTAACGTAATTATCGTCTAGTAAAAGTTAATTATTTGAGCTTTCCTATTGCTTTTTTTAATGTGGTTTATATAGCTCAAAGTAGCCTAATCCTAAAAGAATCCTAGCCTTAAATCTGTCATTTTTTTAATCAGGGGAACCTAAAAATTTACTCGGGACTCAGTAAGTAAGGATAAAAAAATGAGGAACATGATGAATAAACAAAGCATTTTTATTGCCGCTGCTCTGTCATTTATCGCTACAGCAGTAACGGCACAAGAACTAAAATTTGATGGTATCGCCGACGTTAACCATACACGTAATGACAGTATTATTCTTGAGAAGGTTGACGGCGGTAGCCATAACGTAACTGTCCAGTCGAGAAATGGAGATGTGAATCTTTTCAAGGTAGATGGCGGAAGCTCTAATATTCGCATTATCGCCGAGGGGGATGTTCGCTTTTCACAAAAAATAGATGGTGGCAGCCGAGTCCATGTCGAAGCTAGAACGGGAGACATCTTCTTTGGTCAAAAAATAGATGGTGGTTCCGAAGTCGTTCTAATGGCCCCAAATGGCACAATTACTCTAGCCCAGAAGATAGATGGTGGCTCAACCGTCCGCTGGTGTGCACAAAGTTTAGATGCAGGAAGTCAAGGTATTCGCGGAAGCTCGACTGTAACTAGAGTTTGTCCTTAAGAGACACAGTGAATAATTGAATGAGTAGTAAATAATTCAGGTAAAATTAGACCTCTTGCAATATTCATTTCATGATGTGCTACTAACTTTATAAATGCCGTGAACTGATTTGGATAACAAATCGTTAGTTTAGTTATGCAAGAGGTCTAATAAAGGGATTCAAACCCCATTTTTGTTGTGAACACAAGTTGCTGGGATAAATGATCCACCCCGCTTGCCAACGTTGCGATCTCTTCAGTGGATACCTCGCTGAAGGTTTCCTTGTCTGTGCCATCCATCCGAGTGGTCCCGATCAAAACCCTTGCCCCGATTTTGCGAAAGTGATCGAGGACTGGCAAACATTAGGGGCAATCTCTGAAAACGGTGAGCTGCTCAGGGACTGGGCAGGATATCTGACTTCGGTGGAGCGATCAGAGGTGCTGAAGAATCATCCGTACTTCACCGGAGTCTGCCCGAAGTGCGGTGCAAGTTTTGGGGATAGCAGGCCAGTCCATTACGATTGTGAAAGATGTGGTTGGATGGATGATTCGATCAATTGAGGAAAACTAAGACTGGAAGCTGACTTAGCTTTTTTACTTATGCCTGATTTGACTACAGCTAATGAACTGGATAATTCTGATAATTTGCGTGATTGCACTAATTCTTTACTGGAGTAAATGGATGCAGGGCCGAGGCAATCTTGGTAAGGTTATCGATTATAGCCAAGGGAAGAAAGGCACACGCAGGGAGCAATGGCAGAATTACTCTTCAAGCGAAGCAAAGCTGATTCAGAGGCTTGGATCTGAATCTACAGAGCGTCTGATCGTCAGCGTACTTCTGGATAATCCAACCAAATCGAGAGCCTGGTGTTCAGATAAAGCCTTAAGGGATCTAGAACGAGATCAAGGTTTGTAAGACAATGCCAAATCTAAGACAGCTACTCTCTATCCTCCTTCCCCCTCTCCTTCTAGGATGCAGCCCACCCCCCAGCACCACGACCAACGACATTAATCCGGTAAAGACAATCTCCTACACGGTTGTCAGCACTGGCGATGGCGATACCCTCAAAGTGCAATCTCAAGACGGTACATCGAGCAAAGTCCGTGTTGGATGTATTGATGCGCCTGAGTCCTCGCAGGAGTATGGACCGGAGGCAGGCCAAAGACTCAAGGTATTGCTACCCAGTGGAGCAACAATCGAGCTTCGGGAAATTGATATTGATCAATATGGTCGAACAGTGGCGGAGATCTATTCTGAGGGGAAATCGGTTGGGCTTCAGCTTGTCCGTGAAGGATATTCCGTGGTGTATCACCGTTACTTGGATGGGTGTTCTGATACAGCAGATCAGTATGTTGCTGCTGAGGAAGAGGCCAGATCTCAGAGATTGAATTTTTGGAGCCAGAGTGATCCGGTGATGCCGTGGGACTATCGGAGAGGGAAGCGGTAATAGTGCTTTTAAGATAGTACTAAAGACCTATTACTTTAAAGCACTATTACTTTAAAGCACTATTACACTAAAGTCCTATTGCACTAAAAAACAATTAAGCTGAAGTAATATAATTTAATAGTGAAATTGTGCGAATATTTATTATTTCAAAAGTTCTATTGCACTAAACTACTTTTGCACTAAACTACTATTTAGCTAAAGAGACTTATGCTAAAAGCCCCTAACTGTATAGATTCAAAGATTTTTGAAGGAGGTGTAGCAGAAGGGAACAAGCTTTATCTCCAATAATTTCAGAGAATTTTATAGATGATTACAGTGGAATAGAGCAACCTTCTTATTGCACTATTTTACTTTTGCACTATACTGCATTAGTTCAGTAATGCTATTGATCTAGACATCTATCAGGCAAAAGTACCTTTCATCAAAAGCAGAATAATGCCCAAACAAGCACCGACTCTTGTTCCTCTAGCGCTAGCAGGAGGACAAGGTAAAACCACAATTGCATTAATGACTGGGAGGATATTAGCGAGTTATGGCATCCCTGTACTATTTGTGGATGCAGATCCACAAGCAAGTCTTACAGCTTTTCTTGGTGTAGACCCAGAAGATCGCCCAACTCTCTTGGAAGTTCTAACGCGATCTCCCGACAAACTACCTTTGTTCAAAGCCATACATGCTGTTCCAGAAAGTGAAAATATTTTTCTTATTCCATCTACTGATGAACTAGAGAATGCAAACCACTCATTAGCAGCATCACCATCAAGTATCAATGTACTAAGAAATCGAATTCAACAAGTTGGCGAACAGGTAAAGAAAGAAGAAAAAATCACATCCAATTTTGGGATTATCATCATTGACCCACCCCCAGAACGCTCACACCTTGCTCTCACTTCTCTGGGTAGTGGCGACTGCTGGGTTATTTGTGCCGAAGCTAATATTAAAGGTGTTCAATCACTCAAAAGAACAAAAGGATTAATTGAAACTTGTCAGTCAATGGTTCCTGCAGGTGAATTAATTGGGACAATACCTTTTCGAGCGAAATGGACTGGTTTGAACCCAACTAAAGTCACGAGAACCAACATTGAAGTCATGGAAGTCCTCGTTGGGAAAGATTTAATGCTTCCCCATGTATTAGAAAGTGATATTTACAAACGTGCAATAGACGAGCAAACTTTACCAGGAACACTGGGATATGAGCATTTAGAATTTCCGCTAAGGAGTCTTATCGAAAGAATGAGACCCTCACTCGGAAAATACGCGAAGTCAATTCCAGTCTTGAATACGGAGGAAAATTAATGAGTCTCTTAGATAAGATTCGCCAGGAAACAGAAGTTCCTTCAGTCAAGGTTGAAACACGACAGGATGCATTAATCGAGAATCTTGCAGAGGAAAACAACTCGACTCCACCACCATCGATCGATACCCATAAAGATATAGAAGCAAACTTATCAACAGAGCTTGCTTCATTTCCACCAATCGCTGACAAAAAGGTTGGTGTCAGATTAGAAGAGGATGTCCTTGCAGAATTGGAAGTTATTTGTAAGAAACACAAAATAACGATAGAAACATTTCTTGAGGCCGCACTTAATGTCTGTCAACAAGATTCATCGGCAATGAATGCAGCCATAGGTGATGCTCAAACAAGACTCGCTAGGAGAAAAAGAGCAGGTACGATACGCTCAATTTTGACAAAATCTCAAAACTTATTTAAAAAAGAGCAATAGCACTATTGCGCTAAAGTACAAAAGTGTAATAGTTTTGCTTACAAAGTTTTTAGTGATGACTGAAGTGTATTTAGTAGCTATGACTATATACGCCCAATATCTAGCAATCCTCTAGATCATCAGCAGAGCTTATCATTCGGCCCAATTGAAGGGTTGCTGACACCAGCTGCAATCAAGCACTTTTTGGGTCCTGAAACAACGCAAATACGTTAGATCAGAATCTAAATTATTACAGAGAGCTAAAGAGTATTGAGAGATATTAAGCTCTAGAAAGCTTACCCTATATAACTTCTAGGCTTTTTTGCAGATGGTGTCAGCGACCCTTTAATTATCCCAACCCTAAACGCCTTACTGGATAAGCTTCTGTTTAAAATGAGAATTGCTGGCGCTGAAGGGTTCGTTTGACACTTTGATATTAGCCTGGATATTGCTCTTGGAGGTAGTCATACAGAGTAAGAGGCTCAAGCCTGGGTTCTCTTTGGAGCATTGGCTCCAGTTCAATGTCCCACACATCAGAAAGAGGATCTTTGTGGGTACGCCAGGTTCTTTGTGCCTTAGTGGTTGAGCGGTGCTGGCCTTTCTCTATTCGTCGGCCACTGCGTTCTGAAATGCCAGCAATGGTGGAGACTTGAGCTTGGGTACAGGATTGGTCTCTAGCTCGGTTATAAACTTCCACTTTGTAGGTTTCAATAAGTTGACCACGCACTAGATCTACTCCCTTTCTAATTTGGGACTTGATCTAGTGTGTTTGTTATTGTTCGGTCAATACAGGGATAATTGACGCCAACTTAATTAGTGATCATGTTTTAAATGGCGATCTCATAACCGGTTAAGCAATTGACTTCGAGCTTGGTCTAATTGTTGCCTGACAATCTCTAGAATTACTGCTGTAAAACGTTTTCAAGCTAAAATAGAAACCACTAAGATCTCAAATGGGCTCTATAGGAATAATCGATCTTTTATTTTGGATACCTCACAAAAAACTAGTCTAAACCCAACAAGATTACCCTTGCTGGTCTGTGGTAGCTTGCTCGTCGTCGCTCTACTGATAGGAGTTTGGAAATTACCCCAGCGTCAAGCATCCATGCTCAAACAGCGAATCGAGAGGGAAGAGAATACTGCGATTTCCCGCGAGAAACTATTTCAGCTTGAAAATACGACTCGTGAGAATTACTTGAAAATCATTCAATCATTTGGTGGACTTGGCTTTCTTTTGACAGGCTACTTTGCTTGGAGGAACTTGCAAATGGCTGAGAAAAATCGTGAACTTGCAGAGGGTAAGCAGGTAACAGAGCGCTTTAGCAAAGCTGTTGAACTTCTCTCCGATTCTAAGAAGCTTGAGGCCCGTATAGGTGGAATTTATATACTAGGCCGTATTGCTAATGATCATCCTAAAGATCAAATAACTGTGATGGAGGTACTAACAACCTTTATTCGAGAAAAATCGTTAGGAAGTGACCTTGAATGCCAATGTGATGAAGAGTATAGTAACGCTGACATCCAAT contains:
- a CDS encoding alpha/beta fold hydrolase, which gives rise to MALFTKNQKSFELCLESNKKQIVKAAYQDEGRGPVVLLLHGFLSESSCWRAVTQILKNKYRCISLDLLGFGESSKPEIDYKIESQVSYIHHFMKALCIDSFYIIGHSLGGWIAASYALKYKESVLGLVLAAPAGISEELDKYQILKPLSWETPIIDWVLNLVSVFSSIFKKKETVNTIKHYRYQLLYEPIMKAWFRRIFKGEMSTELIDRSIQDISSATLIIAAEKDLTIPFWYCQAYEDKIPNAQLKVIAEANHQLPTDNGTLVAELFDDFVNNLINEKSVIPNPT
- a CDS encoding tetratricopeptide repeat protein, which produces MTWATLAILPANAEQTLKPSELPAELLVEAGNRKNELQDHEGAIADYNAALKIKPDYARAFFNLGVVACNTGDTKNEIRYFTKAFELVPSDYEALIGRGMARLKLGEIEKAKEDFNASLRLNSKDKRTYIGLGIVEKRNGDFTEALTNIDKAIQLDPTFSASYHERALVYQRMSRLFSRKFFAQAAIADYKKAIKLAPENLDAYLDRAILYLEFGLARLAISDYEKAIELLAEQNQVAAVKEMKDSLLS
- a CDS encoding pentapeptide repeat-containing protein encodes the protein MKFPRVILNPKQRNNILGALLIIVFLSLFGSLRSTLWPGGWGIEKGKSVTTETVQSDQTDKLGKPVKTTRTTTFDDGKTFWDWMSLLGVPLTLAILGVLFQQIQLKQAEAAAREQRELASEEAKEEILQGYFDRLSVLLVDKNLLAISAKVRDTKSSGEGESQQLPDGIREEQELLDSSLDVIRARTLSILRRFEDDSVRKGSVMRFLIEAHIISRLELNLSSSELSKANLYGANLYGANLEEAKLYGANLKGANLQGANLKGAYLKGANLEEANLYRANLKGANLKGAKLYGANLKGANLKGAYLEEAKLYRANLEGANLKGAYLYGANLQVANLQGANLEEAKLYRANLEGANLKGADLEGAKLKGADLQGANLEEAKLYRANLEGAKLKGADLQGANLEEAKLYRANLEGAKLYRANLEGANLKGADLEGANLKGADLKGADLKGADLKGVLEITPAQVKAALNWQIATYSDPFRQKLGLPKAKNPSSS
- a CDS encoding pentapeptide repeat-containing protein, whose amino-acid sequence is MTLILEQRQIILECTLSEVTLIGANLIGASLSEANLSEANLIGANLSTVDLIGANLIGASLSEANLSEANLSEANLSTVDLSEANMSEANLRKANLSGANLYRANLRKVNLTQVNLIRAVLNGANLRRANLYRANLNGANLRKAKDITPDQVKEATNWEQATYSDDFKAELGLTAIPEESTENPEEQPPPQN
- a CDS encoding thermonuclease family protein — encoded protein: MPNLRQLLSILLPPLLLGCSPPPSTTTNDINPVKTISYTVVSTGDGDTLKVQSQDGTSSKVRVGCIDAPESSQEYGPEAGQRLKVLLPSGATIELREIDIDQYGRTVAEIYSEGKSVGLQLVREGYSVVYHRYLDGCSDTADQYVAAEEEARSQRLNFWSQSDPVMPWDYRRGKR
- a CDS encoding ParA family protein → MPKQAPTLVPLALAGGQGKTTIALMTGRILASYGIPVLFVDADPQASLTAFLGVDPEDRPTLLEVLTRSPDKLPLFKAIHAVPESENIFLIPSTDELENANHSLAASPSSINVLRNRIQQVGEQVKKEEKITSNFGIIIIDPPPERSHLALTSLGSGDCWVICAEANIKGVQSLKRTKGLIETCQSMVPAGELIGTIPFRAKWTGLNPTKVTRTNIEVMEVLVGKDLMLPHVLESDIYKRAIDEQTLPGTLGYEHLEFPLRSLIERMRPSLGKYAKSIPVLNTEEN